From Methanomassiliicoccales archaeon LGM-RCC1, one genomic window encodes:
- a CDS encoding ABC transporter ATP-binding protein: MTLETRGLSYTYSKRPVLEDVDLQVREGEIIGILGPNGCGKTTLLKNLNKNLSPQTGCVLLDGEDLEDISKKDIAKKVAVVPQTNEVRFSFTVRDIVSMGRMPFQGLMEGMSTSDETIVDAALERVGLSDFADRHINVMSGGERQRVIIARALAQTPQILLMDEPTLHLDINTQFDVLDLVRDLSRNDGLTVVIVSHDLGMVARYCDRVLLIKDHTILAIGTPEEVLTPENMADVFGVDAELVFDDKTNENTVFLHGSVKRR, from the coding sequence TTGACGCTGGAGACCAGAGGGCTGTCGTACACGTACTCCAAGCGGCCGGTCCTTGAGGATGTGGACCTCCAGGTCAGGGAGGGGGAGATCATCGGGATCCTCGGGCCGAACGGCTGCGGGAAGACCACTCTGCTCAAGAACCTAAACAAGAACCTGTCGCCGCAGACTGGATGCGTCCTGCTGGACGGCGAGGATCTAGAGGACATCTCCAAGAAGGACATCGCGAAGAAGGTGGCCGTGGTCCCGCAGACCAACGAGGTCAGGTTCTCGTTCACGGTCAGGGACATCGTTTCCATGGGCAGAATGCCGTTCCAAGGGCTCATGGAGGGGATGTCGACCAGCGACGAGACCATCGTGGATGCGGCCCTGGAGCGCGTGGGCCTGTCCGATTTCGCCGATAGGCACATCAACGTCATGAGCGGAGGGGAGAGGCAGAGGGTGATCATCGCAAGAGCCCTCGCCCAGACCCCGCAGATCCTTCTGATGGATGAACCGACTCTGCACCTGGATATCAACACCCAGTTCGATGTGCTGGACCTCGTCAGGGACCTTTCGAGGAATGACGGGCTCACGGTCGTCATCGTGTCCCACGATCTGGGGATGGTCGCAAGGTACTGCGACCGTGTCCTCCTGATCAAGGACCACACGATCTTGGCGATAGGCACGCCGGAGGAGGTCCTCACCCCCGAGAACATGGCCGACGTGTTCGGAGTAGATGCGGAACTGGTGTTCGATGACAAGACCAACGAGAACACGGTGTTCCTGCACGGTTCGGTGAAGAGAAGGTAA
- a CDS encoding iron ABC transporter permease, with amino-acid sequence MNGTKLFRTKGFAITLVATLALTVFCVLLDLSWVSEGNSYTFQEVIDTLMGKGTWSQNIIILGINAPRVVIGIFVGAGLAVTGAAMQAVFKNPLASPYILGLSSGASLGAAISMLFVIPFIPVAITTPVLAFVTCFLTMALVYTMARTGNVVRTETLILSGVAVSALLSALVSFLTFISGEKLEGIVFWSMGNLGNADWGEIAFAAPIITVASALLITQAKNLNVLMLGDAHAMDLGVDVRKTRLFILILTTVVVAAAVSFVGVIGFIGLVIPHILRILLGPDNRVIMPLAMVAGSCFILICDYLTHVIAPYYGTLPIGVVTSLIGAPLFIYLLIRRKKEVGWN; translated from the coding sequence ATGAACGGGACCAAACTATTCAGGACCAAAGGGTTCGCCATCACTTTGGTGGCGACCCTGGCCCTTACCGTTTTCTGTGTGCTCCTCGACCTGTCTTGGGTCTCGGAGGGCAACTCATACACCTTCCAGGAAGTCATAGACACCCTTATGGGAAAGGGAACCTGGTCCCAGAACATCATCATATTGGGCATCAACGCACCCAGGGTGGTCATAGGCATCTTCGTGGGTGCCGGACTTGCGGTCACGGGAGCGGCCATGCAGGCGGTGTTCAAGAACCCCCTCGCATCACCCTACATCCTCGGTCTGTCCTCGGGAGCATCTCTCGGGGCCGCGATCAGCATGCTCTTCGTCATACCGTTCATACCGGTCGCCATAACTACCCCTGTGCTCGCATTCGTCACATGTTTCCTCACGATGGCCCTGGTGTACACCATGGCCCGCACCGGGAACGTGGTCAGGACCGAGACGCTCATCCTATCGGGAGTGGCCGTCTCGGCGTTGCTTTCAGCACTGGTGTCTTTCCTCACGTTCATCTCCGGCGAGAAGCTGGAGGGCATAGTGTTCTGGTCCATGGGTAACCTTGGCAACGCCGACTGGGGCGAGATAGCCTTCGCTGCACCGATCATCACGGTCGCATCTGCATTGCTGATAACGCAGGCCAAGAACCTGAACGTCCTCATGCTCGGGGACGCCCACGCCATGGACCTGGGGGTCGACGTCAGGAAGACCAGGCTGTTCATCCTCATACTGACGACGGTGGTCGTCGCGGCAGCGGTGTCGTTCGTCGGTGTCATAGGATTCATAGGTCTGGTGATCCCGCACATCCTAAGGATCCTGCTGGGCCCGGACAACAGGGTCATCATGCCTCTGGCGATGGTTGCCGGATCATGCTTCATTTTGATATGCGACTATCTGACTCACGTCATAGCGCCGTATTACGGCACGCTGCCTATCGGAGTGGTCACATCGCTGATCGGAGCTCCATTGTTCATCTACCTGCTCATCAGGAGGAAGAAGGAGGTGGGCTGGAATTGA
- a CDS encoding aspartate 1-decarboxylase: MRWMLRSKIHRATVTETRLDYEGSITIDEDLVEKSGMWSGEKVLVANVNNGNRFETYVIPGKRGSGIIAINGASAHLCKEGDKVIIMGFELTDEPIGAYVLLVDDSNKISRELLY, encoded by the coding sequence ATGCGTTGGATGCTCCGCAGCAAGATTCACAGGGCGACAGTCACCGAGACCCGTCTAGATTATGAGGGGAGCATCACCATCGACGAGGACCTTGTTGAGAAGTCTGGGATGTGGAGCGGGGAGAAGGTTCTGGTCGCCAACGTCAACAACGGCAACCGCTTCGAGACCTATGTCATCCCCGGAAAGAGAGGATCGGGCATCATCGCCATCAACGGCGCCTCAGCCCATCTGTGCAAGGAAGGGGACAAGGTCATCATCATGGGATTCGAGCTCACCGATGAGCCCATCGGGGCGTATGTGCTCCTGGTCGATGATTCGAACAAGATCTCAAGGGAACTGTTGTACTGA
- a CDS encoding ribonuclease HI family protein, which produces MFTFYSDGGSRGNPGKSAYAIVVVEDGEVIHEHSEYLGIHTNNYAEYRGLIAGIAKVLEYKGTDAEFVMDSELVIKQMTGKYKVKNPDMKGLYEDARALCSMIPNVRFRNVRRSQELIPRADILLNEELDRHRSLDARYELRDLHQFLLSGCHVPEGD; this is translated from the coding sequence ATGTTCACTTTTTATTCCGACGGGGGGTCCAGGGGAAATCCCGGGAAATCCGCTTACGCGATAGTGGTAGTCGAGGACGGGGAGGTCATCCATGAGCATTCGGAATACCTCGGCATCCATACCAACAACTATGCGGAATACCGCGGGCTGATAGCGGGGATTGCCAAGGTGCTCGAGTACAAAGGCACCGATGCGGAGTTCGTGATGGACTCCGAACTGGTCATCAAGCAGATGACCGGGAAGTACAAGGTCAAGAACCCGGATATGAAGGGCCTCTACGAAGACGCCAGGGCCCTTTGCTCAATGATACCGAATGTGAGATTCCGCAACGTCCGCAGGTCACAGGAACTTATCCCTAGAGCAGATATTCTCTTGAACGAAGAGCTGGACAGGCACCGATCACTGGATGCTCGATACGAGCTCCGAGATCTTCACCAGTTTCTGCTCTCCGGTTGCCATGTCCCTGAGGGTGACTGA
- the hisS gene encoding histidine--tRNA ligase — translation MIQCPRGTRDFLPDEMEKRRFYENRLRHTAQTFGFREIETPIFEDAELFILRSGPNVLKELYAFKDKGDRDIALRPEMTAPAIRMFVNGMSNDPKPIKIFYFGQCFRYERPQSGRYREFFQFGAELIGSATPETDAEVICMAAAMIKQLGLKDYKIHIGHIGVLRQAIADAGVPKERTAEVLQKLDKKLYDEARPLLEDMGVASDVIDSIFTLTETVGGIEVLSKVPGEAGDYLRQVTSYMHAMGVDNFDIDLGVVRGLDYYTGMVFEAEAPALGAEKQICGGGSYTLSELFGGEKVFSTGFAIGFDRILLAIEKEGQVYEPKGISAYVVPVSDEVRIKSAEIVAMLRAAGIPSDIDIMGRKMGKALKYASDVRAKYAVIIGAKELEEDSVTLRDMATGEQKLVKISELVSSIQ, via the coding sequence ATGATTCAGTGTCCGCGCGGTACTAGGGATTTCCTCCCGGATGAGATGGAGAAACGCAGGTTCTATGAGAACAGGCTCAGGCATACTGCGCAGACCTTCGGATTCAGGGAGATTGAGACGCCCATTTTCGAAGACGCTGAATTGTTCATATTGAGGTCGGGACCCAATGTTCTGAAGGAGCTCTATGCTTTCAAGGACAAGGGTGACAGGGACATAGCGCTCCGTCCCGAGATGACAGCTCCTGCGATCAGGATGTTCGTCAACGGTATGAGCAACGACCCCAAACCGATCAAGATATTCTACTTCGGACAGTGCTTCAGGTACGAGAGGCCTCAGAGCGGAAGGTACAGGGAGTTCTTCCAGTTCGGTGCTGAGCTCATTGGTTCGGCTACACCCGAGACCGATGCAGAGGTCATCTGCATGGCAGCCGCCATGATCAAGCAGCTCGGTCTGAAGGATTACAAGATACACATCGGACACATCGGAGTTCTGAGGCAAGCAATAGCGGATGCCGGAGTCCCCAAGGAGAGAACGGCAGAGGTCCTGCAGAAGCTGGACAAGAAGCTTTACGACGAGGCCCGCCCTCTGCTCGAGGATATGGGTGTCGCATCCGACGTCATCGATTCCATCTTCACGCTGACTGAGACGGTCGGAGGAATCGAGGTCCTGTCCAAGGTCCCCGGAGAGGCTGGAGATTATCTGAGACAGGTCACATCGTACATGCATGCCATGGGAGTTGACAACTTCGATATCGATCTCGGAGTGGTCCGTGGACTCGATTATTACACCGGAATGGTCTTCGAAGCAGAGGCTCCAGCTCTCGGAGCGGAGAAGCAGATCTGCGGAGGAGGCTCGTACACGCTCTCAGAGCTGTTCGGAGGAGAGAAGGTATTCTCCACCGGATTCGCCATCGGATTCGACAGGATCCTTCTGGCCATCGAGAAGGAGGGGCAGGTCTATGAGCCCAAAGGCATAAGCGCTTACGTCGTCCCCGTCTCCGATGAGGTCAGGATCAAATCGGCCGAGATCGTGGCGATGCTCCGTGCAGCAGGTATTCCGTCCGACATAGACATCATGGGCCGTAAGATGGGCAAGGCGTTGAAGTATGCGTCAGATGTAAGGGCCAAGTATGCCGTCATCATCGGTGCCAAGGAACTCGAAGAGGATTCAGTCACCCTCAGGGACATGGCAACCGGAGAGCAGAAACTGGTGAAGATCTCGGAGCTCGTATCGAGCATCCAGTGA